A region of Halalkaliarchaeum desulfuricum DNA encodes the following proteins:
- a CDS encoding branched-chain amino acid ABC transporter permease, with protein sequence MNISRLKERVEDPTAQELFGFLLLLGIVVLTLDLVRLVFVGELPVSRLSSLLWNGIVDSLYIGLAAIGLSMTYSILRFANFSHGDLITVGAFGGWTVAYLIGGIGAAGLGSRLLLDADGGARAGDLGMSIVGSPLAIVVGLIAAAVFTILVALAIDRLVYKQLRDAGGITLLIASVGVALALRYIVAIIYTQDSRGVVASAPFWEPAYLPVDRINLHEMTLVLSAVALIVGVHLLLQYTKLGKSMRAMSDNRDLALVTGISTERVITATWIIGSGLAGVAGYLIVLDRSQITINLGWFLLLLIFAAVILGGIGSIYGALAGSLVIGITINLSLVWIPADLNEVAAFALMILVLIFKPDGLFGGVETA encoded by the coding sequence ATGAACATATCAAGGTTGAAGGAGCGGGTCGAGGACCCGACCGCTCAGGAGCTGTTCGGGTTCTTGCTCCTTTTGGGGATCGTGGTTTTGACGCTGGATCTCGTCCGGCTTGTTTTCGTCGGTGAACTTCCGGTGTCACGGCTCTCGTCGCTCCTGTGGAACGGTATCGTCGACTCGCTGTACATCGGTCTGGCGGCGATCGGGCTGTCAATGACGTACAGCATTCTCCGCTTTGCAAACTTCTCGCACGGAGATCTGATCACCGTCGGAGCGTTCGGCGGCTGGACCGTCGCCTACCTGATCGGCGGAATCGGCGCTGCGGGACTGGGCAGCAGGCTGTTGCTCGACGCCGACGGCGGTGCACGGGCCGGTGACCTCGGAATGAGTATCGTCGGCTCCCCGCTTGCGATCGTAGTGGGGTTGATCGCGGCGGCAGTGTTCACGATCCTCGTCGCGCTGGCGATCGATCGCCTCGTCTACAAACAGCTCCGCGATGCTGGCGGGATCACCCTACTCATCGCCAGCGTCGGCGTCGCACTGGCACTGCGATACATCGTGGCGATCATCTACACGCAGGACTCGCGGGGAGTCGTCGCATCGGCACCGTTCTGGGAGCCGGCGTACCTGCCGGTCGATCGGATCAATCTCCACGAAATGACGCTCGTGCTCTCCGCTGTCGCGTTGATCGTCGGCGTCCACCTGTTGCTCCAGTACACCAAGCTCGGGAAGTCGATGCGGGCGATGTCGGACAACAGGGATCTCGCACTCGTGACCGGAATTTCCACCGAGCGGGTGATCACGGCGACGTGGATCATCGGCTCCGGTCTCGCCGGGGTCGCCGGCTACCTCATCGTACTCGACCGGTCACAGATCACCATCAACCTCGGCTGGTTCCTGTTGCTTTTGATCTTCGCGGCGGTGATCCTGGGCGGGATCGGCTCGATCTACGGGGCGCTCGCGGGGTCGCTCGTCATCGGGATCACCATAAACCTCTCGCTGGTCTGGATCCCAGCAGATCTCAACGAAGTGGCCGCGTTCGCGCTGATGATCCTCGTGTTGATCTTCAAGCCCGACGGCCTGTTCGGGGGGGTGGAAACAGCATGA
- a CDS encoding branched-chain amino acid ABC transporter permease — protein sequence MSNEPDNGAPDNGAPDNGATDNGEPEETLTASVGRWKSDLKLVVGLVFATYLAFGLLGILTGVSVNETAGFLQTVTFFAAVFALLTLALNLHWGYTGLFNIGIAGFMAVGVYTMAILTASPDGTPAGFGLPIPIGVIGGTIAAGLVGAVIALPALRVRADYFAIITLGFSEIVRLTITSGSLRRIEVGERIYGTGGGSGIRYTPVDTVVPWLLDFSVLGYLGEVLYGIGAVVGVSQSIINRVLYALVIITFVLLFYLLLQRIARSPFGRILKAIREDEIVARSLGKDTQRAKIKVFTLGCALMGLAGILWIGSRSLVTPESFMPVVTFYIFVALIVGGAGSNTGSVVGGFVFAAFLWEGPRFVRTILRSSLDVRSPPTIYDAFVELAALDPMPLVGYVVGSLDEIRWVLIGVVLVLLMIYRPEGLMGDRKEIAAATDLSRPGRGGSDE from the coding sequence ATGAGCAACGAACCCGACAACGGAGCGCCCGACAACGGAGCGCCCGACAACGGAGCGACCGACAACGGGGAACCCGAAGAAACACTCACGGCCAGCGTCGGTCGGTGGAAATCCGACCTCAAGCTCGTCGTCGGACTGGTCTTTGCGACGTATCTCGCCTTCGGTCTACTCGGGATACTCACCGGCGTTTCGGTCAACGAAACCGCCGGCTTCCTCCAGACGGTGACGTTCTTCGCGGCGGTGTTTGCGCTTCTGACGCTCGCACTCAACCTCCACTGGGGGTACACTGGGCTTTTCAACATCGGCATCGCGGGGTTCATGGCGGTCGGCGTCTACACGATGGCGATCTTGACGGCGTCCCCGGACGGGACGCCCGCCGGATTCGGCCTCCCGATCCCGATCGGCGTGATCGGCGGGACGATCGCGGCGGGGCTCGTCGGCGCCGTCATCGCGCTCCCGGCGTTGCGGGTTCGGGCCGACTACTTCGCGATCATCACGCTCGGGTTCTCCGAGATCGTCCGACTGACGATCACCTCCGGGAGCCTCAGACGGATCGAGGTCGGCGAGCGGATCTACGGGACCGGCGGCGGCAGCGGAATCCGATACACGCCGGTCGATACGGTCGTTCCGTGGTTGCTCGACTTCTCGGTGCTCGGGTATCTGGGTGAAGTCCTGTACGGGATCGGCGCGGTGGTGGGCGTCTCGCAATCGATCATCAACCGGGTGCTGTACGCGCTGGTCATCATCACGTTCGTCCTGTTGTTTTACCTCCTGTTGCAGCGAATCGCCAGATCGCCGTTCGGGCGAATCCTCAAGGCGATCCGCGAGGACGAAATCGTCGCCAGGTCACTCGGGAAGGACACCCAGCGAGCGAAGATCAAAGTGTTCACGCTCGGGTGTGCGTTGATGGGACTGGCCGGCATCCTCTGGATCGGCAGCCGGTCGCTGGTGACCCCCGAGAGCTTCATGCCGGTCGTGACGTTCTACATCTTCGTCGCCCTGATCGTCGGCGGCGCGGGATCGAACACTGGAAGCGTCGTCGGCGGGTTCGTGTTCGCGGCGTTTCTCTGGGAGGGACCCAGGTTCGTTCGGACGATCCTCCGGTCCAGCCTCGACGTTCGATCGCCACCGACCATCTACGACGCGTTCGTCGAACTCGCCGCGCTGGACCCGATGCCACTCGTCGGCTACGTCGTCGGCAGCCTCGACGAGATCCGGTGGGTGCTGATCGGGGTCGTGCTGGTGCTGTTGATGATCTATCGCCCGGAGGGGCTGATGGGCGATCGCAAGGAGATCGCCGCTGCGACGGACCTATCCCGGCCCGGGAGGGGTGGTTCCGATGAGTGA
- a CDS encoding ABC transporter ATP-binding protein, translating to MSESTQATAGEKDTTEKRVADPVLQIEELDKRFGGIVAVDGASFAVERGSITGLIGPNGAGKSTTFNCITGVHRPDGGSVVFDGTDITGESPERIANRGLVRTFQIARELPEMTVLENVMLGPKGQLGESIWRSVAPIARGNVIEQEEELRDQAWETLEFFEIDHLAEEYAGNLSGGQRKLLELARALSTDPEMLLLDEPMAGVNPSLERKLLDRIHDLQEEGYSFLLVEHDMDVIMEHCEHVVVMHQGQVLAEGPPATIKSNEEVIEAYLGGEI from the coding sequence ATGAGTGAATCCACGCAGGCGACGGCGGGAGAAAAAGACACAACCGAAAAAAGAGTTGCCGATCCCGTCCTGCAAATCGAGGAACTCGACAAGCGGTTCGGGGGGATCGTCGCGGTCGACGGCGCGAGCTTCGCGGTCGAACGCGGATCGATCACGGGGCTGATCGGTCCGAACGGGGCGGGTAAATCGACGACGTTCAACTGTATAACTGGAGTCCACCGGCCCGATGGTGGCTCGGTCGTCTTCGACGGGACCGACATCACCGGCGAAAGCCCCGAACGGATCGCCAATCGGGGGCTCGTCCGAACGTTCCAGATCGCCCGCGAACTCCCCGAAATGACTGTTCTGGAGAACGTCATGCTCGGCCCGAAAGGCCAGCTCGGGGAGTCGATCTGGCGGTCGGTCGCTCCGATAGCGAGAGGAAACGTCATCGAGCAGGAAGAGGAGCTCCGAGACCAGGCGTGGGAGACGCTGGAGTTCTTCGAGATCGACCACCTCGCCGAAGAGTACGCCGGCAACCTCTCGGGGGGGCAGCGGAAGCTACTGGAACTCGCTCGGGCGCTGTCGACCGATCCGGAGATGCTGCTTCTCGACGAACCGATGGCGGGGGTCAACCCCTCCCTGGAGCGGAAACTCCTGGACCGAATCCACGATCTCCAGGAGGAGGGATACAGCTTCCTGCTCGTGGAACACGACATGGACGTGATCATGGAGCACTGCGAACACGTCGTCGTCATGCATCAGGGGCAGGTGCTCGCAGAGGGGCCGCCCGCAACCATCAAGTCGAACGAGGAGGTCATCGAGGCGTACCTGGGAGGTGAGATCTGA
- a CDS encoding ABC transporter ATP-binding protein gives MALLEVVDLDAGYGDLQILESVDLVVEDGEYVTIVGPNGAGKSTVMKSIFGLTNLMGGSVVFDGQEIHDLRPEQIIRTGIGYVPQSDNVFPSLSVLENLEMGAYILDEVPEDRLQRVFDRFPILEERKAQKAGTMSGGQQQMLAMGRALMLDPDLLMLDEPSAGLAPDLVDDMFDRIDAINDDGTAVLMVEQNAKEALRRCDRGYVLVQGQNRYEDEGDALLADEQVRQDFLGG, from the coding sequence ATGGCGCTACTCGAGGTCGTGGATCTCGACGCCGGGTACGGGGACCTTCAGATCCTCGAGAGTGTCGACCTCGTCGTCGAAGACGGGGAGTACGTGACGATCGTCGGTCCGAACGGCGCCGGAAAGTCGACGGTGATGAAGTCGATCTTCGGGCTCACCAACCTCATGGGCGGCTCGGTGGTGTTCGACGGCCAGGAGATACACGACCTCCGCCCCGAACAGATCATCCGCACCGGAATCGGATACGTACCCCAGAGCGACAACGTGTTCCCGTCGCTTTCGGTGCTGGAGAACCTCGAGATGGGGGCGTACATCCTGGACGAGGTTCCGGAGGACCGGCTACAGCGGGTGTTCGATCGGTTCCCGATCCTCGAAGAGCGGAAGGCCCAGAAGGCCGGCACCATGAGCGGCGGCCAACAGCAGATGCTCGCGATGGGTCGGGCGCTGATGTTGGACCCGGACCTGCTGATGCTGGACGAACCGAGCGCGGGGCTGGCCCCGGACCTCGTCGACGACATGTTCGACCGGATCGACGCGATCAACGACGACGGGACCGCTGTCCTGATGGTCGAACAGAACGCCAAGGAGGCACTGCGTCGGTGTGACCGCGGCTACGTGCTGGTGCAGGGACAGAACCGCTACGAGGACGAGGGTGACGCGCTGCTCGCCGACGAACAGGTTCGACAGGACTTCCTCGGCGGGTGA
- a CDS encoding ABC transporter substrate-binding protein — protein MSHKTSRRSVLKGIGAAGLTVGVAGCVGDADHDARVGVLQPATGDLGDLGAPIQDGGALPGLQLEDEGVPYEIEIRREDTETEPEVGIERAQALVDAGFPSITGAASSGVTIAVAQDVYFPEEVVGISPASTSPDITDMPGEFLLRTCPTDALQGVAAATLAYDDRGLETASTFFLNNDYGQGLNDAFVANYQDLGGEVYEQEAFEAEQPSYDSALEVVLGDNPDLLYIVGYPDSGEQIFRDFYENFDPDDTLVMVADGMQSHDLPGDVDNPMENVIGTAPAAVGPGRETFDQLYNQEFGSSPGVFTSQAYDATAVHLLAQFRADELSGPAVSAEVREVANPGGEVVTPSTLADGLEMALDGEEIQYQGASSEIVFDDNGDLDAATFDIFEFDMDGYTVTTQFEL, from the coding sequence ATGTCACACAAGACAAGCAGACGAAGCGTGTTGAAGGGTATCGGAGCCGCCGGACTGACAGTCGGGGTCGCAGGCTGTGTTGGCGACGCCGACCACGACGCAAGGGTGGGCGTGCTACAGCCGGCCACCGGCGACCTGGGCGACCTGGGTGCGCCCATCCAGGACGGCGGTGCGCTTCCGGGACTCCAGCTCGAAGACGAGGGCGTGCCCTACGAGATCGAGATCCGTCGGGAGGACACCGAAACCGAACCAGAGGTGGGGATCGAACGCGCGCAGGCGCTGGTCGATGCCGGCTTCCCGTCGATAACAGGTGCCGCCTCTTCGGGGGTCACGATCGCCGTCGCACAGGACGTGTATTTCCCGGAGGAGGTCGTCGGGATTTCCCCGGCGAGCACGTCACCAGACATCACGGACATGCCCGGGGAGTTTCTGCTCCGGACCTGTCCGACGGACGCGCTGCAGGGGGTCGCGGCGGCGACACTCGCCTACGATGACCGTGGACTGGAAACGGCGTCGACGTTCTTCCTGAACAACGACTACGGGCAGGGACTGAACGACGCGTTCGTCGCGAACTACCAGGACCTGGGTGGGGAGGTGTACGAACAGGAGGCGTTCGAAGCCGAACAACCGTCCTACGACTCCGCGCTCGAGGTGGTGCTTGGCGACAACCCGGACCTCCTGTACATTGTCGGCTATCCCGACAGCGGCGAACAGATCTTCCGTGACTTCTACGAGAACTTCGATCCCGACGACACGCTGGTGATGGTCGCCGACGGGATGCAGAGTCACGACCTCCCCGGCGACGTCGACAATCCCATGGAGAACGTCATCGGGACGGCACCGGCGGCGGTCGGACCGGGTCGCGAGACGTTCGACCAACTGTACAACCAGGAGTTCGGCAGTAGCCCCGGCGTGTTTACCTCGCAGGCGTACGACGCGACGGCGGTACACCTCCTCGCACAGTTCCGGGCGGATGAACTCTCGGGCCCCGCAGTCAGCGCGGAGGTACGGGAGGTCGCAAACCCCGGTGGCGAGGTTGTGACCCCGTCGACGCTCGCTGACGGACTCGAAATGGCCCTCGACGGCGAGGAAATACAGTATCAAGGGGCCTCAAGCGAGATCGTGTTCGACGACAACGGCGACCTCGACGCCGCGACGTTCGACATCTTCGAGTTCGACATGGACGGGTACACCGTCACCACACAGTTCGAACTGTAG
- a CDS encoding sodium-dependent transporter: MSSTDREQWATRIGFILAAVGSAVGLGNIWRFPFQVGQEGGAAFLVVYLAFIILIGLPAILVEFVIGRRSERNPIDAFERLGYRAWTIAGLLGVLGGFIIMSFYSVVAGWVTRYTLASATGAYFAEPAEYFMDIAAGTDALLFHLLFMGLTAIIVGLGIQRGIEMAVKLLVPALVALMVLLIVYGFTLDGAVQGYAYYLSPEPGAIAANWTSILPAAAGQAFFTLSLGMGIMITYASYIDDERSLVGDGAWIVGLDTAIAIMAGLMIFPVLFTIGVEPGAGGAGELFIGVGGAIAGLPGSRIIGVLFFGTVLVAALSSAISLTEVTVSFLIDRFGLDRPVATGIVAGGIFLLGIPTALDLMVLELYDQVTAELFLPLTVFLLVLFVGWFYDEALDEVSKGVSADWLPGAWLWHVRTIILVVIGITLILSIQGLIETLPETIEAIELL; encoded by the coding sequence ATGTCATCCACTGACAGAGAACAATGGGCGACGCGCATCGGCTTCATCCTCGCGGCGGTCGGCAGCGCCGTTGGGCTGGGAAACATCTGGCGGTTCCCGTTCCAGGTCGGGCAAGAGGGCGGAGCCGCCTTCCTCGTCGTGTATCTCGCGTTCATCATCCTCATCGGACTGCCGGCGATCCTCGTCGAGTTCGTGATCGGCCGTCGGTCCGAACGGAACCCGATCGACGCCTTCGAGCGGCTCGGATATCGGGCGTGGACGATTGCTGGCCTACTCGGCGTCCTGGGTGGATTCATCATCATGTCCTTCTATTCCGTCGTCGCAGGATGGGTCACCCGGTACACGCTGGCGAGCGCGACGGGGGCGTACTTCGCCGAGCCGGCGGAGTACTTCATGGATATCGCAGCGGGTACCGACGCCCTGCTATTCCACCTGTTGTTTATGGGGCTCACCGCGATCATCGTCGGATTGGGGATCCAGCGGGGGATCGAGATGGCAGTGAAGCTCCTTGTTCCAGCGTTGGTCGCACTGATGGTACTGCTGATCGTCTACGGGTTCACGTTGGACGGTGCCGTCCAGGGATACGCCTACTACCTCTCGCCGGAGCCGGGCGCGATCGCGGCCAACTGGACATCGATCCTGCCGGCCGCCGCGGGACAGGCGTTTTTCACCCTCTCGTTGGGGATGGGGATCATGATCACCTACGCCTCCTACATCGACGACGAACGGAGCCTCGTGGGTGACGGCGCCTGGATCGTCGGCCTCGACACCGCGATCGCGATCATGGCCGGCCTGATGATCTTCCCCGTGCTGTTCACCATCGGCGTCGAGCCCGGCGCCGGCGGGGCGGGCGAACTGTTCATCGGCGTCGGGGGTGCAATCGCCGGGTTGCCCGGCAGCCGGATCATCGGCGTGCTGTTCTTCGGCACGGTCCTGGTGGCGGCACTCTCCTCGGCGATCAGCCTCACCGAGGTAACCGTCTCGTTCCTCATCGACCGGTTCGGACTCGACCGGCCGGTCGCCACGGGGATCGTCGCCGGCGGGATCTTCCTTCTGGGAATCCCGACGGCGCTGGATCTGATGGTGCTGGAGCTGTACGACCAGGTGACCGCGGAGCTGTTCCTCCCGCTTACGGTGTTCCTGCTCGTGCTGTTCGTCGGCTGGTTCTACGACGAGGCGCTCGACGAGGTGAGCAAGGGCGTGTCGGCAGACTGGCTGCCCGGCGCGTGGCTGTGGCACGTCCGGACGATCATCCTGGTCGTCATCGGCATCACGCTGATTCTCAGCATCCAGGGGCTGATCGAGACGCTCCCCGAGACGATCGAGGCGATCGAACTGCTGTGA
- a CDS encoding ZIP family metal transporter, which produces MLLFGELMVVFIAGLVTGLATGLGVLPFFLTEEITGRWLVVLWGIAAGVLLSAASFGLLVEGAADGEFVHVAAGCLAGVGFVYAVDRLLEDYDLFTGSDASPDRRTVVLVVGVLTLHSLPEGIAVGVAFADIDAATAFVVGEFAVSTLAVSMAIAISIINVPEGLAIAIPLVASGMGRWRVVGWAVFSGLPQPIGAVGAYVLTASLRELLPVSFGFAAGALLYLVVAEFLPAGVTAGKALPGGGRAELAIGTGVGFLGMLGLLTLL; this is translated from the coding sequence ATGCTACTGTTCGGCGAGTTGATGGTCGTCTTCATTGCGGGGCTCGTTACGGGGCTCGCGACGGGACTCGGTGTGCTCCCGTTCTTTCTCACCGAGGAGATCACCGGGCGGTGGCTGGTCGTGCTGTGGGGGATCGCCGCCGGCGTGTTGCTGTCGGCTGCGTCGTTCGGACTGCTCGTCGAGGGGGCCGCAGACGGAGAGTTCGTACACGTCGCGGCGGGGTGTCTCGCCGGCGTCGGGTTCGTCTACGCCGTCGACCGATTGCTCGAAGACTACGACCTGTTCACCGGCTCCGATGCGTCCCCCGATCGCCGGACGGTGGTTCTCGTCGTCGGTGTGCTCACGCTCCATAGTCTTCCCGAGGGTATCGCAGTCGGCGTCGCATTCGCCGACATCGACGCCGCTACCGCCTTCGTCGTCGGTGAGTTCGCGGTGTCGACGCTTGCGGTTTCGATGGCGATCGCGATCTCGATTATCAACGTGCCGGAGGGGCTGGCGATCGCGATTCCGCTCGTCGCCTCCGGGATGGGGCGGTGGCGGGTCGTCGGCTGGGCGGTGTTTTCCGGACTCCCGCAGCCGATCGGGGCGGTCGGCGCGTACGTGTTGACTGCGAGCCTCAGGGAGTTGCTCCCGGTGAGTTTCGGCTTCGCCGCGGGTGCGCTTTTGTACCTCGTCGTCGCCGAGTTCCTCCCGGCGGGTGTAACCGCCGGCAAGGCGCTGCCTGGAGGCGGCCGCGCCGAACTCGCTATCGGAACCGGCGTCGGATTTCTGGGGATGTTGGGACTGTTGACGCTGCTTTGA
- a CDS encoding Na(+)/H(+) antiporter subunit D has protein sequence MIGPEAIPPAVPVALIAAVVLFVPRRVGYGAATAVLLGVTAWVALVPAVTGPAVPFLGLEVVIVDVNTVSRVVGLVFGGFGAGAVGFGYATGADRRHLSVALWYVAAAMFAVFAGDWLGLVIGWELMAIMSTLLVWLYGGDAVRAGYRYALWHALGGGLFVAGVVAHLHASGLDSAALQFDQAGLATTGATLLVGGAVAINAGVIGLHTWLPDTYPRPHVMASVFLCAYTTKTAVYAAYRTFPEGNLVLAYIGGVMTIYGAAYALAQKDMRRLLSYHIQAQVGYMLAGIGLGSALGVAGGFAHLFNNVLYKGLLFMVAGAIILRTGHNRLDRFGALGRTSPSILLAFLVAALSITAAPGFNGFVSKGMVVDASVDAGEPVLRWLLLAGAVGTVMSFAKFGYYAFLKGDASAIRPATWVERAVFGAIAFACIALGVWYQALFALLPAPEAWETTPYSVGHLQEATAILVVGLLAFLSTRSLLQRLHGGWDIDRVTDPVAFFGTRLASRTVARAAGSLNRSAVGTAWRILATVRHRGGRRIGKEPTDRKVYDVIEAVRDQDSRDIGNEVADRYIRNAIGIVRAPRDAVIRWLPDRWLGPYENIRRSTPTSETGINLSIEDSLIVIIAVLALVIALALYF, from the coding sequence ATGATCGGTCCGGAAGCCATTCCGCCGGCAGTCCCGGTCGCCCTGATCGCCGCAGTGGTGTTGTTCGTTCCACGGAGGGTAGGATACGGGGCGGCGACCGCCGTCCTCCTCGGTGTAACGGCCTGGGTAGCGCTCGTGCCGGCGGTGACCGGCCCGGCCGTTCCATTTCTCGGACTCGAAGTCGTCATCGTCGACGTAAACACCGTCTCCCGCGTCGTCGGCCTCGTGTTCGGCGGGTTTGGCGCCGGGGCCGTCGGCTTCGGCTACGCGACCGGGGCCGATCGCCGGCACCTCTCGGTGGCGCTTTGGTACGTTGCAGCAGCGATGTTTGCCGTCTTCGCCGGAGACTGGCTTGGGCTGGTTATCGGTTGGGAGCTTATGGCAATCATGAGCACGCTTCTTGTCTGGCTGTACGGGGGCGACGCCGTCCGGGCCGGCTACCGCTACGCCCTCTGGCACGCCCTTGGCGGCGGGCTGTTCGTCGCCGGTGTCGTCGCGCATTTGCATGCCTCGGGACTCGATTCGGCTGCACTCCAGTTCGACCAGGCTGGACTGGCGACCACCGGGGCGACCCTCCTGGTCGGTGGGGCCGTTGCCATCAATGCCGGAGTTATCGGCCTGCATACGTGGCTCCCCGACACTTATCCCCGCCCGCACGTGATGGCGTCGGTGTTCCTCTGTGCCTATACGACGAAAACCGCCGTTTACGCCGCGTATCGCACGTTTCCCGAGGGGAACCTCGTCCTGGCTTACATCGGGGGCGTCATGACCATCTACGGCGCCGCGTACGCCCTCGCCCAAAAGGACATGCGCCGGCTGCTTTCCTATCACATCCAGGCACAGGTCGGATACATGCTCGCCGGCATCGGCCTGGGCTCCGCCCTCGGCGTCGCCGGCGGCTTCGCCCATCTCTTCAACAATGTGCTCTACAAGGGCCTGCTGTTCATGGTCGCCGGGGCGATCATTCTCCGTACCGGTCACAATAGGCTCGACAGGTTTGGTGCCCTGGGGCGAACGAGTCCGTCGATCCTGTTGGCCTTCCTTGTTGCCGCGCTCTCGATTACCGCCGCGCCCGGGTTCAACGGCTTCGTCAGCAAGGGAATGGTTGTCGATGCCAGCGTTGATGCCGGGGAGCCGGTGCTTCGTTGGTTGCTGTTGGCTGGGGCGGTCGGGACCGTGATGTCCTTTGCCAAGTTCGGGTATTACGCTTTCCTCAAGGGTGATGCAAGCGCGATCAGGCCGGCAACCTGGGTCGAACGCGCGGTCTTCGGGGCGATAGCGTTCGCGTGTATCGCCCTCGGTGTATGGTATCAGGCGTTGTTTGCGTTATTGCCTGCACCGGAGGCCTGGGAGACGACCCCCTATTCGGTCGGCCACCTCCAGGAGGCGACGGCCATCTTGGTCGTCGGCCTCCTTGCTTTCCTGTCGACCAGATCCCTCTTGCAACGCCTCCACGGTGGCTGGGACATCGATCGCGTCACCGACCCGGTCGCGTTCTTCGGGACGCGCCTCGCGAGTCGAACCGTGGCGCGGGCGGCCGGCTCGCTCAACCGGTCGGCCGTAGGGACCGCCTGGCGGATCCTTGCCACCGTCCGTCACCGAGGCGGACGACGAATCGGCAAAGAGCCAACCGACAGGAAGGTGTACGATGTTATCGAAGCCGTCAGGGACCAGGATAGCCGCGACATCGGAAATGAAGTTGCCGATCGGTACATCCGGAACGCCATCGGCATCGTGCGTGCCCCACGGGACGCGGTGATTCGATGGCTACCTGATCGGTGGCTCGGCCCGTATGAGAACATCCGGCGTTCGACACCCACCAGCGAAACCGGGATCAACCTGAGTATCGAGGACAGCCTCATCGTTATCATCGCTGTTCTCGCGCTGGTCATCGCGCTCGCGCTGTACTTTTGA
- a CDS encoding proton-conducting transporter transmembrane domain-containing protein: MIEIGWALPGAIAIPYLGMIAALLVPRRIPRSGWGIAAISLSITVAVSLPVALEVAHHGTLRFQFIDVFGVAVVPFLADGVSATLVVVNSTMMAGALVYTRTEGPRGTLFYTGWLLLAGSINGLAVIGSLFYLVVFLEITSLTIITLVAASDKEGATFAAIKYLFLAASGGIVALLGVGMVFVRTDSLLLSELPDAIAEIGYTDPQLQVAFGLILLGLSMKIGLFPFHGWLADAHAAAPDAVSALISGAVPALAVFVFLRILVTGFTIEFLATHPTLVTVFLYGMVGIMLVGNLAALFQRHIKLMLAYSTIAQFGLVLVGVALVNETAFQGAIVQMAGHGFAKGGLFILAGMLYLRFDARTIDEYAGVAKRAPLLAGTFVVLAISMIGLPPTVGFIGKWYIALGAIEEGAFLVAVLVVVSTLLTLGYTLPFINAMYFRSDREDRTERPGVTRGMVAIVVTAAALGIVLGLGSRWIVEVLVIT, encoded by the coding sequence ATGATCGAGATTGGCTGGGCCCTCCCTGGTGCGATCGCGATCCCTTACCTGGGAATGATCGCTGCCCTGCTCGTGCCGAGGAGAATCCCCCGAAGCGGTTGGGGAATCGCTGCGATCAGCCTCTCGATTACCGTTGCTGTATCGCTGCCCGTCGCCCTCGAGGTAGCCCACCACGGTACCCTCCGTTTCCAGTTTATCGACGTGTTTGGGGTTGCTGTCGTCCCGTTCCTGGCCGATGGCGTCTCGGCGACTTTGGTCGTGGTCAATTCCACGATGATGGCCGGTGCGCTCGTGTATACCCGCACCGAAGGCCCTCGCGGTACCCTGTTTTACACGGGGTGGCTGTTGCTCGCTGGAAGTATCAACGGGCTCGCTGTGATCGGGAGCCTGTTTTACCTGGTGGTGTTCCTCGAGATTACTTCGCTGACGATCATCACCCTGGTAGCCGCCAGCGACAAGGAAGGGGCCACCTTTGCGGCGATCAAGTATCTGTTCCTCGCCGCGAGCGGGGGGATCGTAGCCTTGCTCGGGGTCGGGATGGTGTTCGTCCGGACGGATTCGCTCCTCCTTTCCGAACTGCCCGACGCGATCGCAGAGATCGGCTATACGGATCCACAACTCCAGGTGGCCTTCGGACTGATACTCCTCGGTCTATCGATGAAGATCGGGCTCTTTCCTTTCCACGGGTGGCTGGCCGACGCTCACGCCGCCGCCCCGGATGCCGTGAGTGCCCTGATTTCAGGGGCAGTGCCCGCGCTGGCGGTCTTTGTCTTCCTGCGGATACTCGTCACCGGGTTCACGATCGAGTTCTTGGCCACCCACCCCACGTTGGTTACCGTCTTTCTGTATGGGATGGTCGGTATCATGCTGGTTGGGAATCTGGCGGCCCTGTTCCAGCGGCATATCAAGCTCATGTTGGCCTACTCGACGATAGCGCAGTTCGGCCTCGTCCTCGTCGGCGTCGCCCTGGTGAACGAGACCGCTTTCCAGGGAGCGATCGTTCAAATGGCCGGCCACGGCTTCGCCAAAGGCGGCCTGTTCATTCTCGCCGGGATGTTGTACCTTCGCTTTGATGCACGGACGATCGACGAATACGCCGGGGTAGCCAAACGGGCGCCACTCCTTGCGGGTACCTTCGTCGTGCTGGCCATCTCGATGATCGGATTGCCCCCGACGGTTGGGTTCATCGGGAAGTGGTACATCGCTCTGGGGGCGATCGAGGAGGGTGCCTTCCTGGTGGCGGTCCTGGTCGTCGTCAGTACGTTGCTCACCCTCGGGTACACGCTACCGTTCATCAACGCGATGTACTTCCGAAGCGATCGGGAGGACCGCACGGAACGGCCCGGCGTCACCCGTGGCATGGTGGCCATCGTTGTCACCGCGGCCGCTCTGGGGATCGTTCTGGGGCTTGGCTCTCGGTGGATCGTGGAGGTGCTCGTCATCACATGA